GACCGGCCCACTTTAGCGTGCTGGCCGCGCCCATAAATAATCCTACCCCAATGGTTCCACCCAACGCGATGAGCTCAATGTGTCTGGCTTCCAGACCACGATGAAGCTCGGTTTTTTTCTCTGTCATATTGCCTCTGGTATTTGTTTTATTGTCGTTGTTTGCCGAATTTTGAGTTTCTGCTTCCCCTTCTGACCCAGAAAAGGAGCATAAACCGGTTATTTTTATCTATTGTTAATAAGAATCTACCCCATCAGGCTGTTTGACTTGATGGACGCTGATTTTGTCGAAGTGACAAATAAACGCTTTGTCAGTGAATCCATTAAGCGGCATCCTGCCACCAATGGGCAGCATCAGAGTTGCCCGGTGTAATACCAGCGTAAATAGCGCAGCAGACGGATCTGCCGTTTTATTCGCGTCGGCTGTAACAACAAGCGATACAACCACTCCAGCCCCATGTTTTGCCAGCACTTCGGCGCCCGGCGGACGTGGCCGGTAAAAACATCGTAAGTTCCGCCTACACCCATATATAACGCCGATGGGTAGATCGCCCGACAATCGCGCATCACTATCTCCTGACGGGGTGATCCCATTGCGACAGTCACAATCCGGGCACCACTATCACGTATGCGAGCAAACAAAGCCTGACGCTCATCCGCAGTAAAATAACCATCCTGGCTACCGACAATATTAACCTGCCAGCGCTCACGCAGCTGATGTACGGTCTGTGCCAGCACTTCCGGCTTTCCGCCAATCAGGAAAACGGGGGTGCCTTGCATCCCGGCACGTTCCATCAACGCTTCCCACAAATCAGCGCCAGCCACCCGTGCCACTTTTGCCTGGGGATATTTTTTACGCAATGCACGGATAATGCTGATACCATCCGCATATTTTAACTCTGCCGCCTCTATTAACTGCCGGATTTCCGGGTCATCCTCGACCGCCAGCATTTTTTCCGCATTGATAGCGATCAGCGTTCCCTGGCGAATAGCACCATCGCGATATAAGTAGTCCACCGCATGGCGCTTATTACGCCAGCCAATCAGCTGTAATCCCCGCAACAGATACAAGGGCGCAGAAGTATTTATAGTCATGTTCACTTTTTATTAAACTTACGATTGCCGCATGATCCGTGGCTGAATCAGTCCCGCACTTTTCAGCAGTCCATATAATAGTTTTGCTATTAACAAGCAAGCACCAAAAATAACCACGAAAAATACCACTCGTGAGCCGAATGCATCCAGCCCTTCCCGCGCCAGGACGATCAGGTTGAAAATGGCACCAAAACAGAAGCTATGCAGGATCGCCGCTTTGTAGCGATTATGCTCGCGGTTCCCCTGTTGATAAAGCCAGTCGAACCATTTAATAATCAGTCCAACCACCACCGCGCCCAACGGCACCAGCCAGATCCCCCCCATCACGATCAGCGAGCCAATCAGCGTCGGTGAAATCGCCAGCCCGGAGTGATTATCCAGCACTTCCCAGGTAAAGTAGTTCGCGCTGTTGAGTATCAGCGAGGGCCGTCCGTGCCACAGCCAGCCTGGAATAAAAACGTAGAAATCACGGATCATCGGTGCCAGCCCCTGGAAAGTGATCTGGTCATAGTTTTGCAACAGCAGCGCCAGATTTTCCCACGGCGAGAAGGTATCACGGGTCAGATAGAGGAAGGTGTAAAGCGCCTCATCACCACTGACATTCATGCCATAACGTTTGAGCGCCAGCCAGAACATTCCGCTGATCCCGGCAATGCCAGCGATAAACAACATCCACAAGTTTATCCAGCCACGCATAATGCCAATAAATAAAAAGATCGCGAACGCGATCATGATGTTGGCGCGCGTTCCGCCAACCATCATATAGGTTAATAAACCGAATGCCACCGTGCTCACCAGCAAGGCGATCCACGCTTTATAACTCTGATGCAGGAAATAAATCACCAGCATCGCCGGAATGAAAAAATAGAAAAAGCGCTTTAATGCCACCGCAGAGACTTCGCTGGAGAAGATCTGGCTATAGGTGCTCAATTTAAACAGTAAAAAACCGTTATAAACAAAGAAAATCCCGACAGATAATAATGCCACCGCCAGCAGCATTCCACAGGTCAGCCACGCCTCGACCCGATTGACCGTCAACAACGGACGAGCCGGATATGTCCGGGTCACTGAACTGATCCGCGTTTTGTAACTGACGTAATAGATCGCGTAGAAACAGACGGAGACCAGCAAAGTCTGCAACAATATTTCGGGCGGCGCGATAGCGATATCGAAACGGAATAGCAGCAGGCTGGTCAGCGGGAAACCAAAAAAGAAGGTCAGTAAAAACAGCAGCGAAAAAAATATATTGAAGTTAAAACGTACACGACGAAACTCAAACCAGGTGGTCGTCACGATAAAGAGTGTCGACAGCAGCCAGATGACCAGCAATCCGCAAAACTGCATTAACGTCATGTGTTCACTCCTGCCGCCAGCGGTAACGCCTGACGCCAGCCGGTCAGATAGTTCGGGCAGAAAAAGGCAATCCGGCTTTTATCCATCTGTGCTAACTGGCGCTGTGTTGCATATATCAGCTCAGGCGTCAGCACATCATCGGTAAACAGTACCGGAATACCCTGTTCAGTCATATCCAGCCAGAATGGGTTATCCCGATTCAGCACACAGGGGATATCGGCCTGAATCAATAAACATAATGTGCCAATACCCTGTTGCCGCGCAAACAGGAAGTAGCCTAAATCACACTGGCGGAGCAGGTCGAGATAAGCATTAAACGTCAGTTTCTGGTTCAGGATCTGTAGCTGTCCGGCGCCGAATAACGTCACTCCTGCGGTGCGCACTTCCTCAATATATTGCGCATTATTATCAGGATACCCCATCGGTACTATGACATTCACCGTATCACCGAACTGTCGATGGATAGCATGTAATGCCGCAAGATGTTGATTGCTGCGATCCCCTGAATTGCCGACCAGAATAGTCAGCTTTTCTCTCCTGGATGAAGTTCTGACCCGTCGATAATGACCGTTCAGCGCCATCGGCGTCGGGAAATAGAGCCGTTTGCCTGGGACATGGGGACAGCGGCGGGCAAACTCGTTCAGATCCCCCTGTGTCGCAAAGACATGGCCGACCCGTTTCTGTGCCAGCCGTCGGACGGGATAGAAAAGACGAAATTTCAGACCGGTGGCATTTTGATATAAATCAGCCCCCCAGATATGCCAGTTAAACTGAGACGGGTGGATCTCTCCACTGAGCAGCGCTATCCATAAGCGGCTATTAAACTGGCCGTGGAAAAAAAAACGCTGATGACGATCCGCTTTTGCCCGCGCGATGACCGCCCTGGCCAGCGCCATTTTCCCCGGATAACCAGTGACAGATAATCGCGGATAAGCCTCAGCCATATCGTTGCTCCCGGCAACGATCATAAATGTTCTTGCCTGTGGATCATCGGTGGCCAGATGGTCATTAAAGAAGCGTAAAATGGTCTGATTGTGATGCGGAATCGCGGACCCCAGTACATGTATCAGTGTTGTCATCCTCGTCTGCACCAAAGTAAAAATGCGCCACTACAAACAACAAAATAGACGCTATAGGTCATCATATATGCCTGTACCGCCCCTGCCGCGCCATGGGCCGGA
The sequence above is drawn from the Enterobacteriaceae bacterium ESL0689 genome and encodes:
- the wecG gene encoding lipopolysaccharide N-acetylmannosaminouronosyltransferase — encoded protein: MTINTSAPLYLLRGLQLIGWRNKRHAVDYLYRDGAIRQGTLIAINAEKMLAVEDDPEIRQLIEAAELKYADGISIIRALRKKYPQAKVARVAGADLWEALMERAGMQGTPVFLIGGKPEVLAQTVHQLRERWQVNIVGSQDGYFTADERQALFARIRDSGARIVTVAMGSPRQEIVMRDCRAIYPSALYMGVGGTYDVFTGHVRRAPKCWQNMGLEWLYRLLLQPTRIKRQIRLLRYLRWYYTGQL
- the wzyE gene encoding ECA oligosaccharide polymerase, producing MTLMQFCGLLVIWLLSTLFIVTTTWFEFRRVRFNFNIFFSLLFLLTFFFGFPLTSLLLFRFDIAIAPPEILLQTLLVSVCFYAIYYVSYKTRISSVTRTYPARPLLTVNRVEAWLTCGMLLAVALLSVGIFFVYNGFLLFKLSTYSQIFSSEVSAVALKRFFYFFIPAMLVIYFLHQSYKAWIALLVSTVAFGLLTYMMVGGTRANIMIAFAIFLFIGIMRGWINLWMLFIAGIAGISGMFWLALKRYGMNVSGDEALYTFLYLTRDTFSPWENLALLLQNYDQITFQGLAPMIRDFYVFIPGWLWHGRPSLILNSANYFTWEVLDNHSGLAISPTLIGSLIVMGGIWLVPLGAVVVGLIIKWFDWLYQQGNREHNRYKAAILHSFCFGAIFNLIVLAREGLDAFGSRVVFFVVIFGACLLIAKLLYGLLKSAGLIQPRIMRQS
- a CDS encoding TDP-N-acetylfucosamine:lipid II N-acetylfucosaminyltransferase, producing MTTLIHVLGSAIPHHNQTILRFFNDHLATDDPQARTFMIVAGSNDMAEAYPRLSVTGYPGKMALARAVIARAKADRHQRFFFHGQFNSRLWIALLSGEIHPSQFNWHIWGADLYQNATGLKFRLFYPVRRLAQKRVGHVFATQGDLNEFARRCPHVPGKRLYFPTPMALNGHYRRVRTSSRREKLTILVGNSGDRSNQHLAALHAIHRQFGDTVNVIVPMGYPDNNAQYIEEVRTAGVTLFGAGQLQILNQKLTFNAYLDLLRQCDLGYFLFARQQGIGTLCLLIQADIPCVLNRDNPFWLDMTEQGIPVLFTDDVLTPELIYATQRQLAQMDKSRIAFFCPNYLTGWRQALPLAAGVNT